From the Rhizomicrobium palustre genome, the window AGACGGCTGACAACATCCACAATGCTGGCGGCGGGCGCGCGCGAAATTTCGTCCAGCGACATCACGCTGGTGGTGCGCGTATCGGCCTGCTTGGAGGCGATCACGTCATCGCGCTTCACGCCATAAACGCGCACAACTTCAACGTCAGAGCTGTTGCCATCAGCCGCCATCGCGGCCCCCGCCAGCCCCGCCGCAGCGCTCAATAAAACCGCTGTAGAAACACCATTTCGAAGAAAGCCATAAAAACGCATGGATCACCCTCTCGCATGGATTCGCACGCGGCACGTACAATGCGCGCGCGGAGCCACTTACTTTTCACCTGCGCATTTTGCGCTGCGGGAGGTATCGAGGATGGTTATGACAACAACGACAAAGTTTTCCGTCGCCGCGATGAATGTATACGATTTGAGAGAGCTCGCGCTGACACAAAGCTTGAATGACGCCATGCCGCGACACGAACAGCGCCGATGCGCGCGTAAAGGTGGAGCGCAACCCACAACTACTGGAATGATTTTGTTATCACTCTATTAGGCTGCGAGTTTTCGCGCGCGCGGACGGAAAAGTTCCGTGCCTTGGGTCGTTGCGATTCGCGCCGCGGCCAAACAAAAAGCCCGGGGATCGCTCCCCGGGCTTCGTATTCACAAGAGTAAGAAATCCTACTCTTCGTCGCCGGTCTGGCGCTTGCGCAGCGCGGCACCGAGGATGTCGCCGAGGCTCGCACCCGCATCGGAGGAACCGTACTGAGCGACGGCTTCCTTCTCTTCGGAGATTTCGCGCGCCTTGATCGACAGGTTCACCTTGCGGCTTGCTTTGTCGAACGCGGTGACGAGGGCATCGATCTTGTCGCCAACGCCGAAACGTTCCGGACGCTGATCGGCGCGATCGCGCGCGAGATCGGAGCGGCGGATGAAGGAACGCATGCCGCCATCGAGCTGAACTTCGACGCCGCCATCGTTGACTTCGGTGACGACCACGGTGACCACGGCGCCCTTGCGCAGCGGGCCGGCCTTCTCGATCGGATCCTGGTCAAGCTGCTTGATGCCGAGGGAGATACGCTCCTTCTCGATATCCACGTCGAGCACCTTGGCGCGGACCTTCTGGCCCTTCTGGTAGTCGGCCACGGCCTGATCGCCCGGCTTTTCCCAGGAAAGGTCGGAGAGATGGACCATGCCGTCGATCTCGTCGGCAACGCCCACGAACAGACCGAATTCGGTGATCGACTTGACTTCGCCTTCGACGATCGTGCCGACCGGGTGATCCTGAATGAACTGCTGCCAGGGGTTTTCCTGGGTCTGCTTCAGGCCGAGGCTGATGCGGCGTTTGTTGGAATCGACTTCCAGCACCTGCACATCGACTTCGGTGCCCGGGGCAACGATCTTGGACGGGGCAACGTTCTTCTTGACCCACGACATTTCGGAAACGTGGACCAGACCTTCGACGCCCGGTTCCAGCTCCACGAAGGCGCCGTAATCGGTGACGTTGGTGACTTTACCCTTGAAGCGCGAGTTCGGCGGATACTTCGCAGCAACGCCTTCCCACGGATCGGTCTGCAGCTGCTTCATGCCGAGGCTGATGCGCTGGGTCTCGTGGTTGATCTTGATGATCTGCACGGTGACCGTCTGGCCGACCGTGAGCACTTCGGTCGGGTGCGAAACGCGGCGCCAAGCAATGTCGGTGACATGCAACAGGCCGTCCACGCCGCCCAGATCCACGAAGGCGCCGTAATCGGTGATGTTCTTGACCACGCCTTCGACAACCTGCTTTTCCTGCAGGGAGGCGACCAGCGAGGAACGTTCCTCGGCGCGGCGCTCTTCGAGCACGGCGCGGCGCGACACGACGATATTGCCGCGGCGGCGATCCATCTTCAGGATCTGGAACATCTGGGGCTGGTTCATCAGCGGGCCGACATCGCGCATCGGGCGCACGTCAACCTGCGAGCCGGGAAGGAACGCCACGGCGCCGTCGAGGTCGACCGTGAAGCCACCCTTGACGCGGCCGAAGATGACGCCCTGCACGCGGGCCTGATCGTTGAAGGCCTTCTCGAGGCGGACCCAGCTCTCTTCACGGCGGGCCTTATCGCGCGACAGGACGGCTTCGCCCATCGCGTTCTCGACGCGCTCGAGATAGACTTCCACTTCATCGCCGACAGCCACTTTCGGCGCCATGCCGGGCATGGCGAATTCCTTGAGCGAGATGCGGCCTTCGGTCTTCAGACCGACGTCGATCACGGCGAAATCATTCTCAATCGACACCACGCGGCCCTTGATCACCGAACCTTCGGCGGGGGACTGGGTGACGAAGCTCTCTTCGAGCATGGCCGCGAAATCCTCGCGGCTGGGGGATGAAATGGATTCGTCACGGACTTTGGTGACGGAATTCTGATGGCGGGCCATGGGTCCTCGTGTGTAGTAAAACGACGTGTGCCGGTCCGGATGGCTCCGGGCGGACTTCCATACGGGCGTGCGCCCGCATAGCGGTTGGTTTGGTTCGAAAAGTTCGGGAGGCCGATACTGGCGCCGCCGGGTCTCCTAAAACCCCTGGGCAGGCTAGATCGGCGCGTTCTCAACCCGGAAACCGGGCCGAAACCTGCCGCGAACGAGCGGGGATATACAGAAACCCCGGCAAATGGGCAAGAGCGGGTTAGTCCGCCTTTCGGCCATGGTCGGTTTGGGCGTCGTAGCCCAGGGTATAGGTCTTGATGCCATCAAGCACCGCCGCGCCAGCCTTATTTGCCGCCTCGCAAGAGGGAGCCCCCTTTATCGCGGCCAGCAGTTGAGGAAGGTGGCTGTAGGCATAGCGGGCTTGGTCTGCCTCGCGCTGGCGCAGCTTGGCCAGATAGGCATTCCACTCCTTCAGTACATCCGGCGCGACGAGGTCTGCCAAGCTCGGCAGAATGACGAAAGCGCGGAACGACGCCGTAGTGGTGGAGAGGTCGCACTTGCCCTCTCCCTCGACCTTCCACGTCCAATCGAAACTCCACTCCGTCCGCGCGGCCAAATGGGCAGGGCTATTCAAATCCCGCGGACCGTTCTCGTAGATCGATTGCGAGATCTTCTCCATGGAGACGCCGGTGACATCGTAATAGGCAAAGTGAACGTTCGGGAGTTGGTCAAACGGGTCAGGCGCCTCCTCGGCCTGAACGGCCGAACAGGCCAGGAGCAGTGCCGCAGCCGCGCCGCATTTGCCAATCATAGCTGCCCTCCGCGCATTAGCGCGCGGCAGCGATCCTGGGCTCCACAATGGCGAGCGCCGCCGCGAAGGCAGCTTCTACGCCCAGATCGGTTGTGTCCAGCAGAACTGCATCTTCTGCGGGTTTCAGAGGGGCGACGGCGCGGCTTTTGTCGCGCTCATCACGGGAAATGATGTCGGCGAGGACGGCGGCCTCTTCCGGCGGATTGCCTTTTGCGGCGAGTTCCAGCCAGCGCCGGTGCGCCCGGACTTCCGGGGTGGCGTCCACAAAGAGCTTGGCGGTGGCCTTGGGGCAGATGACGGTGCCGATATCGCGGCCATCGATCACCGCGCCGGGCGCCTTGGCGGCATAGGCCCGCTGGACATCGAGAAGCGCCGTGCGGACGGCGGGATGGGCGGAGACGATGGACGCCCCTACCCCCATCTCGGCGGTACGGATGGCGGGGTCGCCGCAGCGGGCGCAGTTGAGCGCCTTGGCGGCGGCCACCGCATCGGCCTCGTTGTGCGGGTCCTTACCGGCTTCGGCCACGCCCAAGGCCACGAGGCGGTACAGCGCCCCGGAATCCAGATAGTGAAAGCCAAAATGGGCGGCGAGCTTCTTGGCCAAAGTACCCTTGCCCGAAGCCGCAGTGCCGTCGACGGCGATAACGATGCTCATGCCGCGCCCATTAGCTTGGAACGCGCGGCGGAGCAACTGGGGCCTATTCTCACGGCTCGTGCGGCAGGTGGTGCTTTTTGTTGTTGGCTTCGGTCTTGGAGCCGATCCAATCCATCAGCGCGAAAAGCACGCCAGAGGCGAGGAAGGTCATGTGCAGGCCAACCAGCCACGCCATCTTTGGGGAATCGATCTCACCGCCGACCTTGGAAATCTCCATGAAGGCGCGCAAGAGCGAGATCACCGAGATCGCCACGATGGAGCCGATCAGCTTCATCTTGAGGCCGGAGAAATCCAGCGTTCCCATCCAGCTCGGACGATCGACATTGCCATGGGTGTCGATCTTGGAGACGAAATTCTCGTAACCCGAAAAGATCACGATAATCACGAGGTTTGAGGCGAGCGAGAGATCGATCAGCGACAGTACCAGCAAGATCACATGCTCGGGATCGAGCGAGAAATGCACGAAGACCGATTCATAAATCTCATAAAAGAAGCTGCCGAGCAGCATCACCAGCGTGCCGACGAGGCCAAGATAAAATGGCGCCAACAGCCAGCGCGCTTTGAAGAGAATGATTTCCAGAAAGCCTTCTAACCCGTGGCGCTCGCGCATTGCCCTCTCCCGCATACCCAGCTCTCAAGTTAGGGCTGCGCGACACTTTGGCAAGAGTTGCTGAATGAAATTTCCTGCATTCGAAAAACGCGAAAATTTACGTTCGAATACCTGATTTTCCCTGCAAGCGACTGAAACAGCTAGAAA encodes:
- the cmk gene encoding (d)CMP kinase, coding for MVIAVDGTAASGKGTLAKKLAAHFGFHYLDSGALYRLVALGVAEAGKDPHNEADAVAAAKALNCARCGDPAIRTAEMGVGASIVSAHPAVRTALLDVQRAYAAKAPGAVIDGRDIGTVICPKATAKLFVDATPEVRAHRRWLELAAKGNPPEEAAVLADIISRDERDKSRAVAPLKPAEDAVLLDTTDLGVEAAFAAALAIVEPRIAAAR
- a CDS encoding TIGR00645 family protein; its protein translation is MRERHGLEGFLEIILFKARWLLAPFYLGLVGTLVMLLGSFFYEIYESVFVHFSLDPEHVILLVLSLIDLSLASNLVIIVIFSGYENFVSKIDTHGNVDRPSWMGTLDFSGLKMKLIGSIVAISVISLLRAFMEISKVGGEIDSPKMAWLVGLHMTFLASGVLFALMDWIGSKTEANNKKHHLPHEP
- a CDS encoding DUF922 domain-containing protein, coding for MIGKCGAAAALLLACSAVQAEEAPDPFDQLPNVHFAYYDVTGVSMEKISQSIYENGPRDLNSPAHLAARTEWSFDWTWKVEGEGKCDLSTTTASFRAFVILPSLADLVAPDVLKEWNAYLAKLRQREADQARYAYSHLPQLLAAIKGAPSCEAANKAGAAVLDGIKTYTLGYDAQTDHGRKAD
- the rpsA gene encoding 30S ribosomal protein S1, which codes for MARHQNSVTKVRDESISSPSREDFAAMLEESFVTQSPAEGSVIKGRVVSIENDFAVIDVGLKTEGRISLKEFAMPGMAPKVAVGDEVEVYLERVENAMGEAVLSRDKARREESWVRLEKAFNDQARVQGVIFGRVKGGFTVDLDGAVAFLPGSQVDVRPMRDVGPLMNQPQMFQILKMDRRRGNIVVSRRAVLEERRAEERSSLVASLQEKQVVEGVVKNITDYGAFVDLGGVDGLLHVTDIAWRRVSHPTEVLTVGQTVTVQIIKINHETQRISLGMKQLQTDPWEGVAAKYPPNSRFKGKVTNVTDYGAFVELEPGVEGLVHVSEMSWVKKNVAPSKIVAPGTEVDVQVLEVDSNKRRISLGLKQTQENPWQQFIQDHPVGTIVEGEVKSITEFGLFVGVADEIDGMVHLSDLSWEKPGDQAVADYQKGQKVRAKVLDVDIEKERISLGIKQLDQDPIEKAGPLRKGAVVTVVVTEVNDGGVEVQLDGGMRSFIRRSDLARDRADQRPERFGVGDKIDALVTAFDKASRKVNLSIKAREISEEKEAVAQYGSSDAGASLGDILGAALRKRQTGDEE